A single Chryseobacterium sp. DNA region contains:
- a CDS encoding porin family protein, translating into MKKLILGLAVTASTLAFAQQQTSTNPVTFGVKGGMNVSSLSNGADLSDSKSKIGFNAGVFANIPLASSFSVQPEVIYNDLGSKVTREFTAGGNTYRNEYSRNLGYVAVPVMFQYNATPEFFLEAGPEFGFLVSAKDKFKNSTNSNSSTQIATLNKDDFQTFNFGIGIGAGYYFIPNLGITARYTAGLTDIYKNNSGDAVKNNVFQVGLAYKFK; encoded by the coding sequence ATGAAAAAGTTAATTTTAGGATTAGCAGTAACTGCAAGTACATTAGCGTTCGCACAACAACAAACATCTACTAACCCGGTAACATTTGGGGTAAAAGGTGGAATGAACGTTTCTTCACTTTCCAACGGAGCAGACTTAAGTGACTCTAAATCCAAAATCGGTTTTAATGCAGGTGTTTTTGCTAATATTCCATTAGCAAGTTCATTCAGTGTACAACCCGAAGTTATTTATAATGACCTGGGTTCAAAAGTAACAAGAGAATTTACAGCAGGGGGAAATACGTATAGAAATGAATATTCAAGAAATCTTGGATATGTTGCAGTACCGGTAATGTTCCAGTATAACGCAACTCCTGAGTTTTTCCTTGAAGCAGGTCCGGAATTCGGATTCCTGGTAAGTGCTAAGGATAAATTTAAAAACTCAACGAACAGTAACAGCAGCACTCAGATTGCAACCCTTAATAAAGATGATTTTCAAACATTCAACTTTGGGATCGGTATCGGAGCAGGTTATTATTTCATTCCTAACTTAGGAATTACAGCAAGATATACAGCAGGTCTTACAGATATTTACAAAAACAACTCTGGTGACGCTGTAAAAAACAATGTATTCCAGGTAGGATTAGCTTATAAATTTAAATAA
- a CDS encoding pseudouridine synthase, giving the protein MTNKSESYEKKSFGKSASKRGGKNFDTRDKYERGSLKYGRRPSNGDERNEDRAKSFVQKRRLNKIEKDVYKDSIRLNKYIANSGICSRREADELITQGLVEVNGKVVNEMGYQVQKTDRVVFDGQNITPEKPVYVLLNKPKGYISTTKDDKARKTVMDLVANASPYRLFPVGRLDRSTTGVILLTNDGHMTKKLTHPSFDARKIYHVTLDKKLTGEDLRLIAEGIRLDEGVAVVDQISYIEGKPKNEIGIEIHIGWNRVIRRIFQRLGYEVEALDRVMFAGLTKKNIKRGHWRILTELEVNNLKML; this is encoded by the coding sequence ATTACCAATAAAAGTGAGAGCTATGAGAAAAAATCTTTTGGAAAATCTGCTTCAAAAAGAGGCGGGAAAAACTTTGATACAAGAGATAAATATGAAAGAGGCAGTCTGAAGTACGGCAGAAGACCCTCTAACGGTGATGAAAGAAATGAGGACAGAGCAAAATCTTTTGTACAGAAGAGAAGACTGAATAAGATTGAAAAGGACGTCTATAAAGACAGCATCCGTCTTAATAAGTATATTGCTAATTCCGGAATCTGCAGCAGGAGAGAAGCTGATGAGCTGATCACTCAGGGACTGGTAGAAGTTAACGGCAAAGTAGTGAATGAAATGGGATATCAGGTACAGAAAACGGACAGAGTGGTTTTTGACGGCCAGAATATTACTCCGGAAAAGCCTGTTTATGTACTTTTGAATAAACCCAAAGGTTATATTTCTACTACGAAAGATGACAAGGCCAGAAAAACAGTAATGGATCTTGTGGCAAATGCTTCTCCTTACAGACTTTTCCCGGTGGGAAGGCTGGACCGTTCAACGACAGGTGTTATTTTGCTGACAAATGACGGACACATGACTAAGAAACTGACGCATCCTTCTTTTGATGCCAGAAAAATTTATCATGTGACCCTGGACAAGAAGCTTACCGGTGAAGATTTACGTCTTATCGCAGAAGGAATCCGTCTTGATGAAGGAGTAGCGGTTGTAGATCAGATTTCATACATTGAAGGAAAGCCTAAAAATGAGATTGGAATTGAAATCCATATTGGATGGAACCGTGTTATCAGAAGAATTTTCCAAAGGTTAGGATATGAAGTGGAAGCTTTAGACAGAGTGATGTTTGCCGGACTGACGAAGAAGAACATTAAGAGAGGACACTGGAGGATTCTTACAGAACTGGAAGTGAATAACCTTAAAATGCTTTAA
- a CDS encoding porin family protein yields MKKLFLGLALTAGTLAFAQETQTVNSTSPLKKDAQPVRFGIKAGGNSAYLSQQSFGLNSQKLGFHAGVLVNIPLSKQFSLQPEVLYNQMGARDVAYSTEVTNGNTTVKTKGQDKLTMNYISVPVMVQMKPFDGFYIEAGPEFSYFLNGKTKGEATVASTTGGVTTTTTQSHSEDLEKDNINKFNFGLGLGLGYDITPNIGINARYVNSLTKIDKNTPAADSNNRVFQLGLNYKF; encoded by the coding sequence ATGAAGAAGTTATTTTTAGGACTGGCGTTAACAGCTGGAACATTAGCTTTTGCTCAGGAAACACAAACTGTCAATAGTACGTCGCCACTTAAAAAAGATGCTCAGCCGGTAAGATTCGGTATCAAAGCGGGTGGAAACTCAGCCTACCTAAGCCAGCAAAGCTTTGGTTTGAACAGCCAAAAACTAGGTTTTCACGCTGGGGTATTAGTGAACATTCCACTTTCCAAACAATTCAGCCTGCAACCTGAGGTACTATACAACCAAATGGGAGCAAGAGATGTAGCCTATTCAACAGAGGTGACTAACGGAAACACTACCGTAAAAACCAAAGGACAGGATAAACTGACTATGAATTATATTTCAGTTCCTGTAATGGTTCAGATGAAGCCTTTTGATGGTTTCTATATTGAAGCAGGCCCGGAATTCAGTTATTTCCTGAATGGTAAAACCAAAGGGGAAGCTACTGTTGCAAGTACTACAGGCGGTGTTACAACGACAACGACTCAATCTCACTCTGAAGACCTTGAAAAAGATAATATCAACAAATTCAACTTTGGTCTGGGACTTGGTTTAGGGTATGATATCACCCCGAACATCGGTATCAATGCAAGATATGTAAACAGCTTGACAAAGATCGATAAAAATACCCCTGCAGCTGACAGCAACAACAGAGTATTTCAGTTAGGTCTGAACTATAAGTTTTAA
- a CDS encoding YfiT family bacillithiol transferase, which produces MSDLENKKFPIGQFEAPENICDITLDTYIKVIKDFPGRLKNLIENFTDDQLDTPYREGGWTVRQLVNHLADSHMNSFIRFKLALTEDNPIIKPYDEAKWAELQDSFHMPVKPAMRMLKGTHQRWTTLLKSLTNKQFERTFHHPEHNKDYDLRNSLALYAWHCNHHFAHIENLKKEKGW; this is translated from the coding sequence ATGAGTGACTTAGAGAACAAAAAATTTCCAATAGGACAGTTTGAAGCTCCTGAAAACATCTGTGACATTACATTGGATACCTATATTAAAGTCATTAAAGACTTTCCTGGCAGACTAAAAAATCTCATTGAAAATTTTACGGATGATCAGCTGGATACTCCTTACAGAGAAGGAGGATGGACGGTAAGGCAGCTTGTCAACCATCTTGCAGACAGCCATATGAACAGTTTTATTCGTTTTAAACTGGCTCTTACAGAGGATAATCCGATCATTAAACCTTACGACGAAGCCAAATGGGCAGAACTTCAGGACAGCTTTCATATGCCTGTAAAGCCAGCGATGAGAATGTTGAAAGGAACTCACCAAAGATGGACCACACTTCTTAAAAGTCTTACCAATAAGCAGTTTGAAAGGACATTCCATCATCCTGAGCACAACAAAGACTATGATCTTAGAAACAGTCTAGCTTTGTATGCCTGGCATTGTAATCATCATTTCGCCCATATTGAAAATTTGAAGAAAGAAAAAGGTTGGTAA
- the pncA gene encoding bifunctional nicotinamidase/pyrazinamidase, producing the protein MKKALIIVDVQNDFCEGGALAVPGANEIIPYINLLMEENEYDQIVLTQDWHPVGHKSFASSNGRKVGENIILNGVPQFMWPDHCIQGTSGAEFHKDLNRDKVTHVIQKGKNLEIDSYSGFQDNNHFMKTGLDDFLKYHDIQLLEIVGLAMDYCVKFTCLDAVANGYVTCLHFNGTRAVNVKPDNGRDAIYEMIEKGVTVLG; encoded by the coding sequence ATGAAAAAAGCGTTAATAATAGTCGATGTACAGAATGATTTTTGTGAAGGCGGAGCACTTGCAGTCCCTGGAGCGAATGAAATTATTCCCTACATCAATCTTTTGATGGAAGAAAATGAATATGATCAGATTGTTTTAACCCAGGACTGGCACCCTGTAGGACACAAGAGCTTTGCAAGCAGTAATGGCAGAAAAGTGGGAGAAAACATCATTTTAAACGGAGTTCCGCAGTTTATGTGGCCTGATCACTGTATACAGGGAACCTCCGGAGCGGAATTCCATAAAGATTTAAACAGAGACAAAGTAACCCACGTTATACAAAAAGGAAAAAATCTTGAAATTGACAGCTATAGCGGATTCCAGGATAATAACCATTTTATGAAAACCGGATTGGACGATTTTTTAAAGTATCACGATATCCAGTTATTGGAAATTGTAGGATTGGCAATGGATTATTGCGTAAAATTCACCTGTCTGGATGCGGTAGCCAACGGCTATGTGACCTGCCTGCATTTCAACGGAACCCGTGCCGTCAACGTAAAGCCTGATAACGGAAGGGATGCAATCTATGAAATGATCGAGAAAGGTGTTACCGTACTCGGGTAA
- a CDS encoding DUF1569 domain-containing protein, with protein sequence MVRKSLNNPIYDKEIIERISRLSENSPGKWGKMNVCQMLKHCDLVLQVALQRIELPRINTLFKTIGIITKKEMYVFNNGIPRNMPTFQKLIVNFECDFDESKTNLLKTLEEFREACQNKSLPNDHRLFGNMTEKDWEFLEYKHLDHHLKQFNV encoded by the coding sequence TTGGTAAGAAAAAGTCTTAATAATCCAATATATGATAAGGAAATTATAGAAAGGATTTCCAGATTGTCCGAAAATTCTCCCGGAAAATGGGGAAAAATGAATGTATGTCAGATGCTTAAGCATTGTGATCTGGTTCTTCAGGTAGCTTTGCAAAGAATTGAACTTCCCCGGATTAACACTCTTTTTAAGACAATAGGAATCATTACCAAAAAGGAAATGTATGTTTTCAATAATGGAATTCCCAGAAATATGCCTACTTTTCAAAAACTAATCGTTAATTTTGAGTGTGATTTTGATGAATCAAAAACCAATCTACTGAAAACACTGGAGGAATTTCGGGAGGCCTGCCAAAATAAAAGCCTGCCGAACGACCACAGATTATTCGGAAACATGACTGAAAAAGACTGGGAATTTTTAGAATATAAACATCTTGATCATCATTTAAAACAATTTAATGTATGA
- the ytxJ gene encoding bacillithiol system redox-active protein YtxJ, protein MSFFDKIFGGKSETPDQKSFWKKIETEEDLAKAIESSYHQRIAIFKHSTGCFISRTVLKNFEKEVEHSGPSVELYYLDLLAHRAISNKIAADLGIRHESPQLIVIENGKPIKSSSHEDISLSQIV, encoded by the coding sequence ATGAGTTTTTTTGATAAAATATTTGGTGGAAAAAGTGAAACCCCTGACCAAAAATCTTTCTGGAAAAAGATAGAGACTGAAGAAGACCTGGCGAAAGCCATTGAAAGTTCTTATCACCAAAGAATAGCTATATTCAAGCATTCAACAGGTTGCTTTATCAGCAGAACGGTATTGAAAAACTTTGAAAAAGAAGTTGAGCATTCAGGACCCTCCGTAGAATTGTACTATCTGGATCTGCTGGCGCACAGGGCTATCTCAAACAAAATTGCAGCTGATCTTGGAATAAGGCACGAAAGCCCGCAGTTAATTGTAATAGAAAACGGAAAGCCTATCAAGAGTTCTTCCCATGAGGATATTTCTTTAAGCCAGATTGTATAA
- a CDS encoding porin family protein codes for MKKILLGLALVAGTFTFAQKTSTNTSASSPIRFGLKAGLNVSSLSNSDWNSKAGFYGGVFANIPVAQDFSVQPEVLYSGMGAKAKSNSDVKFNLDYIAVPVMFQYNALPNLYLEAGPQFSFLVSSKLKGNSTSLDVKDETKSFDFGLGLGAGYYFTPNIGVNVRYVAGLSDIAKNRPNGSDSVKNGVFQVGLAYKF; via the coding sequence ATGAAAAAGATTCTTTTAGGCCTGGCTCTTGTAGCAGGTACTTTTACTTTTGCACAAAAAACTTCTACTAATACTTCTGCATCTTCTCCTATTAGATTTGGTTTAAAAGCCGGTCTTAATGTTTCCAGTCTATCCAATAGTGACTGGAATTCAAAAGCAGGATTCTATGGAGGTGTATTTGCAAATATCCCTGTAGCTCAGGATTTCTCAGTTCAACCGGAAGTTTTATACAGCGGAATGGGAGCAAAAGCTAAATCTAACAGTGATGTAAAATTCAACTTAGATTATATCGCAGTTCCTGTAATGTTCCAGTACAATGCACTTCCTAACCTCTATTTAGAAGCAGGACCTCAGTTCAGTTTCTTAGTGAGTTCAAAATTAAAAGGCAACTCAACGTCTCTAGATGTTAAAGATGAAACTAAGAGTTTTGATTTTGGATTAGGTCTTGGAGCCGGTTATTACTTCACTCCAAACATCGGGGTAAATGTAAGATATGTTGCTGGATTATCTGATATCGCAAAAAACAGACCTAACGGTTCTGATTCTGTGAAAAACGGAGTATTCCAAGTAGGATTGGCTTATAAATTCTAA
- the aroB gene encoding 3-dehydroquinate synthase: MITILNDNFSQLNEFLHEKSFSKIFILVDENTHEYCLPVLLGNMETDLGFEILEIEAGEEMKNIQTANQLWEILTEMQADRKALVINLGGGVITDMGGFVASTYKRGIRFINIPTTLLSMCDASIGGKTGIDLMHYKNMVGTFAFPEQIFIYPKFLDTLPFKELRSGFAEMLKHGLIADKAHWDQLIQIHKLEVETVIPHIQASMNIKQEVVEKDFHERDIRKTLNFGHTIGHAVESLCLQQGNPILHGEVVAMGMICEAHLACLENLISREDANSIIENIQRYYPYLDISDFKDENITALLLNDKKNTDSKINFSLLSGIGSCTYDHQCSQKNILESLSFYRKLNDA, from the coding sequence ATGATAACAATATTAAACGATAATTTCTCCCAGCTAAACGAGTTTCTGCACGAAAAATCTTTCAGTAAAATTTTTATTTTGGTAGATGAAAATACCCACGAATATTGCCTTCCTGTTCTTTTGGGGAATATGGAGACTGATCTTGGATTTGAAATTTTAGAAATTGAAGCCGGTGAAGAAATGAAGAATATCCAAACGGCGAATCAGCTGTGGGAAATTCTTACAGAAATGCAGGCGGACAGAAAAGCACTGGTCATCAATTTAGGCGGCGGAGTGATTACCGACATGGGAGGCTTTGTAGCGTCTACCTATAAAAGAGGAATACGGTTTATCAATATTCCTACTACCCTTTTATCCATGTGTGATGCCTCTATAGGAGGAAAAACAGGGATTGACCTGATGCACTATAAGAATATGGTGGGGACTTTTGCATTCCCGGAGCAGATTTTTATTTATCCGAAATTTTTAGACACCCTACCTTTTAAAGAATTGAGAAGCGGATTTGCTGAAATGCTTAAACACGGGCTGATTGCTGATAAAGCACATTGGGATCAGCTGATTCAGATCCATAAATTGGAGGTTGAAACGGTGATTCCGCATATTCAGGCTTCTATGAATATTAAACAGGAAGTGGTAGAAAAGGATTTTCATGAGAGAGATATCAGAAAGACCCTGAATTTCGGGCATACCATAGGTCATGCTGTGGAAAGCTTATGCTTACAGCAGGGAAATCCTATTCTTCACGGAGAGGTTGTTGCAATGGGGATGATTTGTGAAGCTCATCTTGCCTGTCTTGAAAATCTTATTTCTCGGGAAGACGCAAACTCGATTATCGAAAACATTCAGAGATACTACCCGTACTTAGACATCAGTGATTTTAAAGATGAAAATATTACCGCTTTATTACTGAATGATAAAAAAAATACAGACAGTAAAATCAACTTTTCTCTTCTGTCCGGGATCGGTTCATGTACCTATGACCATCAGTGCAGCCAAAAAAATATTCTTGAATCACTATCTTTTTACCGAAAACTGAATGATGCGTAA